A window from Drosophila kikkawai strain 14028-0561.14 chromosome 2L, DkikHiC1v2, whole genome shotgun sequence encodes these proteins:
- the PGAP5 gene encoding metallophosphoesterase 1 homolog produces the protein MRWLYACFVILLCALIFCEYVADFVVLQKCKWPEIKRKKYVDDPLRAMIIADPHLLGPHRGHWLDKLYREWHMTRAFRAASRLFQPDVVFVLGDLFDEGDMVSDKQFQEYVWRYLKMFHLPPGIPLISIVGNHDVGFHYKMHPFFMVRFENYLNNSLVNLYTIKQIHFVLINSMAMEADGCMFCTQAEDQLRNISRTLHCMKYPLEAECARTRRHPYSQPILLQHFPTYRVSDAACQEHDAPFIEGFRERFHVLSKDATDMLGDLLNPRLAFAGHSHHYCHSVNRLGINEYTVASFSWRNKVNPSFMLATITPDDYVVAKCKMLPQQFVFNSYLSAGILCLMVIAFRLRQCLVRAQISPDPRKDN, from the exons ATGCGATGGCTGTACGCCTGCTTTGTGATCCTGCTCTGCGCCTTGATCTTCTGCGAATATGTGGCCGACTTTGTGGTTCTGCAAAAGTGCAAATGGCCGGAGATTAAGCGAAAGAAGTACGTGGACGATCCGCTGCGAGCCATGATTATAGCGGATCCTCATCTCCTGGGACCACATCGTGGCCACTGGCTGGACAAGCTCTACCGGGAATGGCATATGACGCGAGCTTTCCGGGCGGCATCGCGGCTCTTTCAGCCGGATGTGGTTTTTGTGCTCGGCGATTTGTTCGATGAGGGCGATATGGTGAGCGATAAGCAGTTCCAGGAATATGTATGGCGGTACTTGAAGATGTTCCACCTGCCCCCGGGTATACCGCTTATCAGCATTGTGGGTAACCATGACGTCGGCTTTCACTACAA AATGCATCCCTTCTTCATGGTTCGCTTCGAGAACTATCTGAACAACTCGCTGGTGAACCTGTACACCATCAAGCAGATTCACTTTGTCCTGATCAACTCAATGGCCATGGAAGCGGATGGCTGTATGTTCTGTACCCAGGCGGAGGATCAGCTGAGGAACATCTCGCGCACTCTCCACTGCATGAAGTATCCTCTGGAGGCGGAGTGCGCCCGAACGCGGCGCCATCCCTATAGCCAGCCCATCCTCCTCCAGCACTTTCCCACATACCGGGTCTCGGATGCCGCGTGCCAGGAGCATGATGCTCCCTTTATCGAGGGCTTTCGCGAGCGCTTCCACGTTCTGTCCAAGGATGCCACGGACATGCTGGGTGACCTGCTGAATCCGAGACTGGCCTTTGCGGGCCATTCGCATCACTATTGCCACAGCGTTAATCGACTGGGCATCAACGAGTACACGGTGGCGTCCTTCAGCTGGCGGAACAAGGTCAATCCCAGCTTCATGCTG GCCACTATCACCCCCGATGACTACGTGGTGGCCAAGTGCAAAATGCTGCCGCAGCAGTTCGTCTTTAACAGCTACCTAAGTGCTGGCATCCTCTGCCTTATGGTCATTGCGTTCCGGCTGCGCCAGTGCCTCGTGAGGGCCCAGATCTCTCCAGATCCGCGAAAGGACAACTAG